The sequence below is a genomic window from Rhodothermales bacterium.
GCCGATCTCGGCTACCTGGTGGTCGAAACCGCGGCCCAGCTGATCCGGGGCGAGTTCCCCGCCGGGGCCACGAAATTCCAGTCCACCCGCATGGGCAGCCTCGACGTAAATGGCAGCGAGGTAGTCCTCGGAAAACCCATGATTTTTAACAAAGAAAATATCGACAAATTCAACTTCTGATTTTCCCGTAACTCTGCCGCGGCGTGGCATCCCTCCGCGCCGCGGCATCGTCCCGCTCATCAATTCGCAACCGCGATCAGTCCGCAGGCCGTCTCGAAGGCCTCCAGATGGTTGTGTGAGGCGTTCATGAGGTTGGTGTAGACCCTCTTAACGTCCAGCTTGTCCGTCCCATGGATTGCCGATTCCAGATCGGCGATGTCCTGTTTCTCGATCATCACCCCGACAGCAAGCGCGTCCTCCGCCGACCGCATGGCCTTCGCCACCAGATCGTTGTATAAGGCCGTCAGCGTGGCATCCACGTAGACGCCGGGGGCCGTATTTGCGGCCGGATCCGAAATCCC
It includes:
- a CDS encoding DUF2202 domain-containing protein, with amino-acid sequence TEAEASSLRFMREEEKLARDVYQSLFQKWNLVSFRNISASEQAHFEAVGALLTRYGISDPAANTAPGVYVDATLTALYNDLVAKAMRSAEDALAVGVMIEKQDIADLESAIHGTDKLDVKRVYTNLMNASHNHLEAFETACGLIAVAN